TATTTTATTTTCATTATTGGTATTGCTAATTTTTATGCCTTTATTGCTTTTAATAGCTTTATTGGTATTAATAACCTCTCGAGGTGGGATACTATATAAACAAATTAGAGTAGGAAAAAATGGTAAAGAATTTAAATTGCTAAAATTTAGAACGATGTATAAAAACGCCGATCGACAAGGGTTGTTAACGGTGGGTAAAGACCATCGAATAACAAGTGTGGGGCAAGTATTGCGTAAATATAAACTAGATGAGTTGCCTCAGTTTATAAATGTTTTACTTGGCGATATGAGTATTGTAGGTCCTCGTCCAGAGGTGCCCCAATATGTGCAATTATACAATGACGAACAAAAAA
This sequence is a window from Bacteroidales bacterium. Protein-coding genes within it:
- a CDS encoding sugar transferase, which encodes MIRLFDILFSLLVLLIFMPLLLLIALLVLITSRGGILYKQIRVGKNGKEFKLLKFRTMYKNADRQGLLTVGKDHRITSVGQVLRKYKLDELPQFINVLLGDMSIVGPRPEVPQYVQLYNDEQKKVLSVKPGITDYASLVYFDENRQLAQSSNPEEYYIHHIMPHKLSLSLQYIQKKSFVFDMKIIGFTFLRIIGIHKKI